From the genome of Bubalus bubalis isolate 160015118507 breed Murrah chromosome 2, NDDB_SH_1, whole genome shotgun sequence, one region includes:
- the LOC123328593 gene encoding small cysteine and glycine repeat-containing protein 2-like, which translates to MGCCGCGSCGGCGGGCGSGCGGGCGGGCGGGCGGGCGGGCGGGCGGGCGGGCGGGCGSCTSCRCYRVGCCTSCCPCCYGCCGGCCSVPVVCCHRRTCSCNSCGCGGGKGCCQQKSCCQQKCGCQKQCCH; encoded by the coding sequence ATGGGCTGCTGTGGTTGTGGAAGTTGTGGTGGCTGCGGCGGTGGCTGCGGCAGTGGCTGCGGCGGTGGCTGCGGCGGTGGCTGCGGTGGTGGCTGCGGCGGTGGCTGCGGTGGTGGCTGCGGCGGTGGCTGCGGTGGTGGCTGCGGTGGTGGCTGCGGTGGTGGCTGTGGCAGCTGCACCAGCTGCAGATGCTACCGGGTGGGCTGCTGcaccagctgctgcccctgctgctatggctgctgtggGGGCTGCTGCAGCGTCCCCGTGGTCTGCTGCCACCGCCGCACCTGCAGCTGCAACTCGTGTGGCTGCGGTGGTGGGAAGGGCTGCTGCCAGCAGAAGAGCTGTTGTCAGCAGAAATGCGGCTGCCAGAAGCAATGCTGCCACTAG